The proteins below are encoded in one region of Mangifera indica cultivar Alphonso chromosome 7, CATAS_Mindica_2.1, whole genome shotgun sequence:
- the LOC123221002 gene encoding 60S ribosomal protein L2, mitochondrial-like, with product MALCRFRSASSLISKFLPPSNTLRSFSSETQSVKEKIMNYMAHLDINSQIGSCMPLAAMRIGTIIHNIEVNPGQGGKLVRSAGNSAKILKEPTGRYCLVRLPSGDEKLIDSKCRATIGSVSNPSHKAKKLRKAGQSRWLGRRPVVRGVAMNPVDHPHGGGEGRSKSSGSHGRTSLTPWGKPCKSGYKTASPKKRK from the exons ATGGCGCTCTGCAGATTTCGCTCAGCTTCTTCTCTCATCTCCAAGTTTCTTCCTCCCTCCAATACTCTCCGCTCTTTCTCCTCAG AAACTCAATcagttaaagagaaaataatgaattatatggCCCACCTCGACATAAACTCTCAAATTGGAAGTTGTATGCCGCTCGCCGCAATGCGAATCGGCACAATTATTCACAACATTGAGGTCAACCCAGGTCAAGGGGGGAAGCTGGTTCGCTCGGCGGGCAATTCAGCCAAGATTTTGAAGGAGCCCACTGGAAGGTACTGTTTGGTGAGGCTGCCTTCGGGGGATGAGAAATTGATTGACAGTAAGTGCCGGGCTACGATTGGTTCGGTGTCAAACCCGAGTCATAAGGCGAAGAAGCTTAGGAAGGCAGGGCAGAGCAGGTGGCTGGGGCGAAGACCAGTGGTTAGAGGCGTGGCAATGAATCCAGTTGATCATCCTCATGGAGGAGGGGAGGGAAGAAGCAAGAGTAGTGGTAGTCATGGAAGGACTTCGCTTACACCGTGGGGAAAGCCTTGTAAGTCTGGTTACAAGACTGCTTCTCCTAAGAAGAGAAAGTAA
- the LOC123220997 gene encoding protein misato homolog 1-like isoform X3 produces the protein MEGGILESEEGFRKQAIMREIVTIQVGGFANFIGSHFWNFQDELLGLASDPEGDSVFKNQCLNMDVLYRTGETHQGILTYTPRLVSVDFQGSLGSVSSRGTLYNEASPSDVVTWKGSVSTQVSEPRKKNLFLQSLYEEEQENLTLVNATKDKRNDFQRESEDKDIVECLDNGVQYWTDFSKVHYHPQSLYELSGLWMDVQEFDNYGIGRDTSSGSFREGICERLRFFVGECDHVQGFQFIVDDSGGFSAVAADFLENIADEYTNTPVLLYAARSPTSYTNLRSRKQTVFRDLHDSVSFSRLVPYCKLIVPVGLPSLSTSEQ, from the exons ATGGAAGGAGGGATCTTAGAGTCTGAGGAAGGTTTCAGGAAGCAG GCAATCATGAGAGAAATCGTGACAATCCAAGTGGGAGGTTTTGCTAACTTCATCGGCTCTCATTTCTGGAACTTCCAG gATGAGTTACTTGGGCTGGCTTCTGACCCTGAAGGGGATTCAGTCTTCAAAAATCAGTGTCTGAATATGGACGTGCTCTACCGCACTGGCGAGACTCATCAG GGGATTCTTACATATACTCCTCGCCTGGTTTCGGTTGACTTTCAAG GATCCCTTGGATCAGTCAGTTCACGTGGTACATTGTACAATGAGGCTTCCCCCTCAGATGTCGTGACATg GAAGGGTAGTGTTTCCACTCAAGTGTCTGAGCCTCGTAAGAAGAATCTGTTCTTACAAAGTTTGTATGAGGAAGAGCAGGAAAACCTCACACTGGTGAATGCTACCAAGGATAAGAGGAATGATTTTCAAAGAGAAAGTGAGGATAAGGATATAGTTGAATGCTTAGATAATGGTGTCCAATATTGGACAGACTTCTCAAAAGTCCACTATCATCCTCAGAGTCTCTATGAATTAAGTGGATTATGGATGGATGTTCAGGAATTTGACAATTATGGAATTGGAAGGGATACTTCCTCTGGAAGTTTTCGAGAAGGCATATGTGAAAGGCTTCGCTTTTTTGTTGGAGAGTGTGACCATGTCCAG GGTTTTCAATTTATTGTTGATGACTCTGGAGGTTTTTCAGCTGTAGCTGCTGACTTTTTGGAGAATATTGCTGATGAGTACACTAACACTCCAGTGTTGCTCTATGCTGCCCGCAGTCCCACTTCTTATACGAATCTTAGAAGCAGGAAGCAAACAGTGTTCAGGGACCTTCATGATTCAGTTTCATTTTCAAGATTAGTGCCCTACTGCAAATTGATTGTGCCAGTTGGTTTACCCTCCTTGAGTACAAGTGAGCAGTAA
- the LOC123220997 gene encoding protein misato homolog 1-like isoform X4 — translation MEGGILESEEGFRKQAIMREIVTIQVGGFANFIGSHFWNFQDELLGLASDPEGDSVFKNQCLNMDVLYRTGETHQGILTYTPRLVSVDFQGSLGSVSSRGTLYNEASPSDVVTWKGSVSTQVSEPRKKNLFLQSLYEEEQENLTLVNATKDKRNDFQRESEDKDIVECLDNGVQYWTDFSKVHYHPQSLYELSGLWMDVQEFDNYGIGRDTSSGSFREGICERLRFFVGECDHVQL, via the exons ATGGAAGGAGGGATCTTAGAGTCTGAGGAAGGTTTCAGGAAGCAG GCAATCATGAGAGAAATCGTGACAATCCAAGTGGGAGGTTTTGCTAACTTCATCGGCTCTCATTTCTGGAACTTCCAG gATGAGTTACTTGGGCTGGCTTCTGACCCTGAAGGGGATTCAGTCTTCAAAAATCAGTGTCTGAATATGGACGTGCTCTACCGCACTGGCGAGACTCATCAG GGGATTCTTACATATACTCCTCGCCTGGTTTCGGTTGACTTTCAAG GATCCCTTGGATCAGTCAGTTCACGTGGTACATTGTACAATGAGGCTTCCCCCTCAGATGTCGTGACATg GAAGGGTAGTGTTTCCACTCAAGTGTCTGAGCCTCGTAAGAAGAATCTGTTCTTACAAAGTTTGTATGAGGAAGAGCAGGAAAACCTCACACTGGTGAATGCTACCAAGGATAAGAGGAATGATTTTCAAAGAGAAAGTGAGGATAAGGATATAGTTGAATGCTTAGATAATGGTGTCCAATATTGGACAGACTTCTCAAAAGTCCACTATCATCCTCAGAGTCTCTATGAATTAAGTGGATTATGGATGGATGTTCAGGAATTTGACAATTATGGAATTGGAAGGGATACTTCCTCTGGAAGTTTTCGAGAAGGCATATGTGAAAGGCTTCGCTTTTTTGTTGGAGAGTGTGACCATGTCCAG CTGTAG
- the LOC123220997 gene encoding protein misato homolog 1-like isoform X1 — MEGGILESEEGFRKQAIMREIVTIQVGGFANFIGSHFWNFQDELLGLASDPEGDSVFKNQCLNMDVLYRTGETHQGILTYTPRLVSVDFQGSLGSVSSRGTLYNEASPSDVVTWKGSVSTQVSEPRKKNLFLQSLYEEEQENLTLVNATKDKRNDFQRESEDKDIVECLDNGVQYWTDFSKVHYHPQSLYELSGLWMDVQEFDNYGIGRDTSSGSFREGICERLRFFVGECDHVQGFQFIVDDSGGFSAVAADFLENIADEYTNTPVLLYAARSPTSYTNLRSRKQTVFRDLHDSVSFSRLVPYCKLIVPVGLPSLSTSKATTFLRIEYEKPYHCSAVYAAGSSYLICPSYYVWICKIFI; from the exons ATGGAAGGAGGGATCTTAGAGTCTGAGGAAGGTTTCAGGAAGCAG GCAATCATGAGAGAAATCGTGACAATCCAAGTGGGAGGTTTTGCTAACTTCATCGGCTCTCATTTCTGGAACTTCCAG gATGAGTTACTTGGGCTGGCTTCTGACCCTGAAGGGGATTCAGTCTTCAAAAATCAGTGTCTGAATATGGACGTGCTCTACCGCACTGGCGAGACTCATCAG GGGATTCTTACATATACTCCTCGCCTGGTTTCGGTTGACTTTCAAG GATCCCTTGGATCAGTCAGTTCACGTGGTACATTGTACAATGAGGCTTCCCCCTCAGATGTCGTGACATg GAAGGGTAGTGTTTCCACTCAAGTGTCTGAGCCTCGTAAGAAGAATCTGTTCTTACAAAGTTTGTATGAGGAAGAGCAGGAAAACCTCACACTGGTGAATGCTACCAAGGATAAGAGGAATGATTTTCAAAGAGAAAGTGAGGATAAGGATATAGTTGAATGCTTAGATAATGGTGTCCAATATTGGACAGACTTCTCAAAAGTCCACTATCATCCTCAGAGTCTCTATGAATTAAGTGGATTATGGATGGATGTTCAGGAATTTGACAATTATGGAATTGGAAGGGATACTTCCTCTGGAAGTTTTCGAGAAGGCATATGTGAAAGGCTTCGCTTTTTTGTTGGAGAGTGTGACCATGTCCAG GGTTTTCAATTTATTGTTGATGACTCTGGAGGTTTTTCAGCTGTAGCTGCTGACTTTTTGGAGAATATTGCTGATGAGTACACTAACACTCCAGTGTTGCTCTATGCTGCCCGCAGTCCCACTTCTTATACGAATCTTAGAAGCAGGAAGCAAACAGTGTTCAGGGACCTTCATGATTCAGTTTCATTTTCAAGATTAGTGCCCTACTGCAAATTGATTGTGCCAGTTGGTTTACCCTCCTTGAGTACAA GTAAAGCTACGACATTCCTTCGTATTGAATATGAGAAGCCTTACCACTGTAGTGCAGTTTATGCTGCAGGCAGCTCTTATTTAATCTGCCCCTCATACTACGTCTGgatttgtaaaatatttatttag
- the LOC123220997 gene encoding protein misato homolog 1-like isoform X2, which translates to MREIVTIQVGGFANFIGSHFWNFQDELLGLASDPEGDSVFKNQCLNMDVLYRTGETHQGILTYTPRLVSVDFQGSLGSVSSRGTLYNEASPSDVVTWKGSVSTQVSEPRKKNLFLQSLYEEEQENLTLVNATKDKRNDFQRESEDKDIVECLDNGVQYWTDFSKVHYHPQSLYELSGLWMDVQEFDNYGIGRDTSSGSFREGICERLRFFVGECDHVQGFQFIVDDSGGFSAVAADFLENIADEYTNTPVLLYAARSPTSYTNLRSRKQTVFRDLHDSVSFSRLVPYCKLIVPVGLPSLSTSKATTFLRIEYEKPYHCSAVYAAGSSYLICPSYYVWICKIFI; encoded by the exons ATGAGAGAAATCGTGACAATCCAAGTGGGAGGTTTTGCTAACTTCATCGGCTCTCATTTCTGGAACTTCCAG gATGAGTTACTTGGGCTGGCTTCTGACCCTGAAGGGGATTCAGTCTTCAAAAATCAGTGTCTGAATATGGACGTGCTCTACCGCACTGGCGAGACTCATCAG GGGATTCTTACATATACTCCTCGCCTGGTTTCGGTTGACTTTCAAG GATCCCTTGGATCAGTCAGTTCACGTGGTACATTGTACAATGAGGCTTCCCCCTCAGATGTCGTGACATg GAAGGGTAGTGTTTCCACTCAAGTGTCTGAGCCTCGTAAGAAGAATCTGTTCTTACAAAGTTTGTATGAGGAAGAGCAGGAAAACCTCACACTGGTGAATGCTACCAAGGATAAGAGGAATGATTTTCAAAGAGAAAGTGAGGATAAGGATATAGTTGAATGCTTAGATAATGGTGTCCAATATTGGACAGACTTCTCAAAAGTCCACTATCATCCTCAGAGTCTCTATGAATTAAGTGGATTATGGATGGATGTTCAGGAATTTGACAATTATGGAATTGGAAGGGATACTTCCTCTGGAAGTTTTCGAGAAGGCATATGTGAAAGGCTTCGCTTTTTTGTTGGAGAGTGTGACCATGTCCAG GGTTTTCAATTTATTGTTGATGACTCTGGAGGTTTTTCAGCTGTAGCTGCTGACTTTTTGGAGAATATTGCTGATGAGTACACTAACACTCCAGTGTTGCTCTATGCTGCCCGCAGTCCCACTTCTTATACGAATCTTAGAAGCAGGAAGCAAACAGTGTTCAGGGACCTTCATGATTCAGTTTCATTTTCAAGATTAGTGCCCTACTGCAAATTGATTGTGCCAGTTGGTTTACCCTCCTTGAGTACAA GTAAAGCTACGACATTCCTTCGTATTGAATATGAGAAGCCTTACCACTGTAGTGCAGTTTATGCTGCAGGCAGCTCTTATTTAATCTGCCCCTCATACTACGTCTGgatttgtaaaatatttatttag
- the LOC123221005 gene encoding 60S ribosomal protein L2, mitochondrial-like, whose product MTLCRFRSASSLISKFLPPSNTLRSFSSGQGGKLVCSAGNSAKILKKPTGRYCLMRLPSGDEKLIDSKCWAMIGSVLNPSHKTKKLRKAGQNRWLGRRPVVRGVTMNPVDHPYGGGEGRSKSSGSHGRTSLTP is encoded by the exons ATGACGCTCTGCAGATTTCGTTCAGCCTCTTCTCTCATCTCCAAGTTTCTTCCTCCCTCCAACACTCTCCGCTCTTTCTCCTCAG GTCAAGGGGGGAAGCTGGTTTGCTCGGCGGGCAATTCAGCTAAGATTTTGAAGAAGCCCACTGGAAGGTATTGTTTGATGAGGCTGCCTTCGGGGGATGAGAAATTGATTGATAGTAAGTGTTGGGCTATGATTGGTTCAGTGTTAAACCCGAGTCATAAGACGAAGAAGCTTAGGAAGGCAGGGCAGAACAGGTGGCTGGGGCGAAGACCAGTGGTTAGAGGAGTGACAATGAATCCAGTTGATCATCCTTATGGAGGAGGGGAGGGAAGAAGCAAGAGTAGTGGTAGTCATGGAAGGACTTCGCTTACGCCGTGA